One window from the genome of Candidatus Hydrogenedens sp. encodes:
- the hisH gene encoding imidazole glycerol phosphate synthase subunit HisH: protein MILIIDYGMGNLRSAQKALEKVGLDAIISENPSDLIKADAAVLPGVGAFRDCYEGLKRKGFVEPVKEFVQTGKPLLGICIGLQLLFEYGEEGGGSEGLGIFKGGVVRFPPTETTGLKVPHMGWNFVQPVKDKTNPLLPNNSGGYAYFVHSYYPKPEDKSIILATCEYGITFPCMVGDKAVLGVQFHPEKSQQFGLNILKNFGEFIRRNKS from the coding sequence ATGATTCTTATTATCGATTATGGAATGGGAAATTTAAGAAGTGCTCAAAAAGCACTTGAAAAAGTTGGGTTAGATGCAATAATTTCTGAAAACCCATCTGACTTAATAAAAGCTGATGCGGCTGTATTACCAGGCGTCGGTGCGTTTCGCGATTGTTATGAGGGCTTAAAACGTAAAGGCTTCGTTGAACCAGTTAAAGAATTCGTTCAAACTGGGAAACCTCTTCTCGGTATTTGTATAGGCTTACAATTACTTTTCGAATATGGTGAAGAAGGTGGAGGCTCAGAAGGTTTAGGTATCTTTAAAGGAGGTGTAGTTCGTTTCCCTCCCACTGAGACTACTGGACTGAAAGTTCCACACATGGGATGGAATTTTGTCCAACCCGTAAAGGACAAAACCAATCCCCTACTACCTAACAATTCAGGTGGGTATGCCTATTTTGTTCATAGCTACTACCCCAAACCAGAGGATAAATCCATCATTCTGGCAACCTGTGAATACGGTATTACATTTCCATGCATGGTTGGAGACAAAGCAGTCTTGGGCGTCCAGTTCCATCCCGAAAAAAGTCAGCAATTCGGACTTAACATCCTAAAAAATTTTGGTGAATTCATTAGGAGAAATAAATCATAA
- the hisB gene encoding imidazoleglycerol-phosphate dehydratase HisB produces the protein MSETKVHRKSKETEIDLILGYPGTGISEINTGVGFLDHMLSLFSRHAGIDIKLKATGDLNVDAHHTVEDVGICLGKACAQLFTDLEKRNRFGHAVIPMDEALSEVVIDLSGRPYLYFSAELPHVKLGNFDIELTEEFFKAFTNHFKITLHILLRYGKNTHHCIEAIFKAFAKAFLNAIQENPNYIKYGSSTKGIIDS, from the coding sequence ATGTCAGAAACAAAAGTCCATCGAAAATCAAAAGAAACAGAAATTGATTTAATTCTTGGCTACCCTGGAACAGGAATATCTGAAATAAATACAGGTGTTGGTTTTTTAGACCATATGCTATCACTATTTTCAAGACATGCTGGTATCGATATAAAATTAAAAGCAACGGGAGATTTAAATGTCGATGCACACCATACCGTAGAAGATGTTGGCATCTGTCTCGGAAAAGCATGTGCTCAACTTTTTACTGATTTGGAGAAAAGGAATCGTTTTGGGCATGCAGTCATCCCAATGGATGAAGCATTATCAGAAGTTGTGATAGACCTAAGCGGAAGACCATACCTTTATTTTTCCGCTGAACTTCCACATGTAAAACTGGGTAACTTCGATATTGAACTTACAGAAGAGTTCTTCAAGGCTTTCACAAACCATTTTAAAATAACTCTTCATATACTATTGCGATATGGAAAAAATACACACCATTGCATTGAGGCTATCTTCAAAGCCTTCGCAAAGGCATTCTTAAACGCCATTCAAGAAAACCCAAATTACATTAAATATGGTTCCTCGACAAAGGGTATCATTGACTCATGA
- a CDS encoding metallophosphoesterase family protein has protein sequence MLYAIISDIHANAEALKTVLDAIDKEKIERIVCLGDVVGYNASPNECINILKERDIPTILGNHDAVACELEEPWGFNAVALPAILWTRRELTEENREWLQRLPDTLNFGDFAAVHGAPKNHNTYIFTWEDVPPFLYFFEEQNVTLCFYGHTHIPSVISSEGTYSIDEDGTFKLKDGKTYFINPGSVGQPRDGDARASFGILDTETITYRQIRIEYNIEVTAQQVLEASLHPFLAERLHHGR, from the coding sequence TTGTTATACGCAATAATTTCCGATATTCATGCTAATGCTGAAGCATTAAAAACAGTATTAGATGCTATTGATAAAGAGAAAATAGAACGGATTGTATGCTTAGGAGATGTTGTTGGATACAACGCATCTCCAAATGAATGTATTAACATTCTCAAAGAAAGAGATATACCAACCATCCTTGGCAACCATGATGCTGTCGCATGTGAGTTAGAAGAACCTTGGGGTTTTAATGCGGTTGCTCTACCTGCAATTTTATGGACTCGAAGGGAACTAACTGAAGAAAATCGCGAATGGCTACAACGATTACCAGACACATTAAATTTTGGAGATTTTGCCGCAGTTCATGGTGCCCCCAAAAATCATAATACTTACATCTTCACATGGGAAGATGTCCCTCCATTTTTATATTTTTTCGAAGAACAAAATGTAACTTTGTGTTTTTATGGGCATACTCATATTCCCAGTGTTATTTCCTCAGAAGGAACATATAGTATTGACGAAGATGGCACATTCAAACTAAAAGATGGAAAAACATATTTTATAAATCCAGGTTCTGTTGGACAACCACGAGATGGGGATGCACGTGCTTCTTTTGGAATTTTAGATACAGAAACCATTACCTATCGTCAAATCCGAATTGAATACAATATTGAAGTTACTGCCCAACAGGTATTGGAAGCCAGCCTACACCCATTCCTCGCTGAACGATTACATCATGGTAGATAA
- a CDS encoding EF-hand domain-containing protein has protein sequence MSKRTTLLITTGICLLFVVGWAMAQPPANPPQEPAPQSAGNVQNPPPPPSPPLPPGPPPKPENVFKQADKDGDGNLSLEEFKNLHLNRRPGAKPLPPNKMGPPNNQQKGKKGGGPPANAGQCMAGQPMQGAGNPPGKGAGKMQKGQAPGEGLRIKAEEIFKGADKNGDGKLTLDEFKTIRPPRPPQPPAPGQGGPKGKPSAEGPRPGGPWTLDAMKEADKDGDKKVTLDELKAVRPRMNEERFKLMDANSDGFLTEEDIKAWPQVMQNKFKEFDTDKDGKLSRDEIKKMFPNMSDEAFKRKDLNQDGYLSLDELKLRPQKN, from the coding sequence ATGAGCAAAAGAACAACATTATTAATCACTACTGGGATATGCCTTTTATTTGTTGTGGGTTGGGCTATGGCTCAGCCTCCAGCTAACCCTCCACAAGAACCTGCTCCACAGTCTGCTGGAAATGTGCAGAATCCACCACCTCCTCCATCTCCGCCACTACCGCCTGGACCACCTCCGAAACCGGAGAATGTTTTTAAGCAGGCGGACAAGGATGGGGATGGAAATCTAAGTTTAGAAGAGTTTAAAAATTTACATTTAAATCGTAGACCAGGAGCCAAACCCCTACCTCCGAATAAGATGGGTCCTCCTAACAATCAACAAAAAGGCAAAAAAGGTGGTGGACCCCCTGCTAACGCAGGACAATGTATGGCAGGACAACCTATGCAGGGTGCAGGAAATCCTCCAGGGAAAGGAGCTGGTAAAATGCAGAAAGGGCAGGCTCCTGGTGAAGGGTTACGTATTAAGGCTGAAGAAATATTTAAGGGAGCAGATAAAAATGGTGATGGAAAACTTACTCTTGATGAATTCAAAACTATAAGACCCCCACGTCCACCTCAACCTCCTGCTCCTGGGCAAGGAGGACCAAAGGGAAAACCCTCTGCTGAAGGCCCGAGACCTGGTGGACCGTGGACCCTTGATGCTATGAAAGAGGCGGATAAGGATGGAGATAAGAAGGTCACTTTAGATGAACTAAAAGCAGTTAGACCACGTATGAATGAAGAGCGATTTAAGTTAATGGATGCGAATAGCGATGGTTTCTTGACAGAAGAGGATATAAAAGCATGGCCACAGGTAATGCAGAATAAATTTAAGGAATTTGATACAGATAAGGATGGAAAATTATCTCGGGATGAAATCAAGAAGATGTTTCCAAATATGAGTGATGAAGCATTTAAACGTAAAGATTTAAATCAGGATGGTTATTTGTCGCTTGATGAATTAAAACTACGTCCACAGAAAAATTAG
- a CDS encoding lysylphosphatidylglycerol synthase transmembrane domain-containing protein: MRKIIRFLVATAIGIFLLWIVFRTTNFTELWNAIKTCNLWLFLLCIGTILISFVTRVIRWHFIVNSNDQASFRHLFTSTQIGFLANFLLPGRIGEAVRAGALTKFTQIPLSKSLTYVALDRTTDLLGLLVILIFALIGFHPKQDITLPPEIFNITLPANLIQKAAIITLTIIGLIFGLCIFFYLYSNRFLQHIKIAEKILGERLILFLTHLVKNIREAISMIKDTKAIIGAVFFSCLTWGCFWLSYIFLFKAFNVQYPWYTPPVSIALISFLISVPGAPGFIGQFHVGVMGGLFLTVPNIDINIARAIAILAHGANFLSVVSVGLLCIYIEQFSPITNTPKNK, translated from the coding sequence ATGCGTAAAATCATTCGTTTTCTTGTAGCAACAGCAATAGGAATTTTTCTGCTCTGGATTGTATTCAGAACAACAAATTTTACAGAGCTATGGAATGCTATCAAAACATGCAATCTATGGCTTTTTCTATTATGTATCGGTACAATCCTGATTTCTTTTGTGACACGGGTTATTCGTTGGCATTTTATAGTAAACAGCAATGACCAGGCTTCTTTCAGACACTTGTTTACATCAACACAAATAGGATTTCTGGCAAATTTTTTACTCCCAGGAAGAATCGGTGAAGCAGTTCGTGCTGGAGCACTAACTAAGTTTACACAAATCCCGTTGTCAAAAAGTCTAACGTATGTCGCATTAGACCGCACCACAGATTTGCTTGGTTTGCTTGTCATCTTAATCTTTGCCCTTATCGGTTTCCATCCAAAACAGGACATTACATTACCACCCGAAATTTTTAACATCACTTTACCTGCCAATCTAATCCAAAAAGCTGCCATCATCACATTAACTATCATTGGTCTAATATTTGGACTATGTATATTCTTTTATCTATATTCCAACCGATTTCTACAACACATAAAAATTGCTGAAAAGATATTAGGTGAACGGCTTATCCTTTTTTTAACCCATTTAGTTAAAAATATACGAGAAGCCATAAGCATGATAAAAGATACTAAAGCGATTATCGGGGCTGTCTTCTTTTCATGTCTCACATGGGGATGTTTTTGGTTATCCTACATTTTTCTATTCAAAGCATTTAATGTTCAATATCCATGGTATACTCCTCCTGTAAGTATCGCTTTAATTTCATTCTTAATTAGTGTTCCAGGAGCACCAGGCTTTATTGGACAATTTCATGTCGGTGTTATGGGTGGGCTATTTCTAACAGTCCCTAATATCGATATTAACATTGCAAGGGCTATCGCTATATTAGCTCATGGTGCCAATTTCCTAAGTGTGGTTAGCGTTGGACTCCTTTGTATTTATATTGAACAATTCTCACCCATTACTAACACACCTAAAAATAAATAA
- the coaE gene encoding dephospho-CoA kinase (Dephospho-CoA kinase (CoaE) performs the final step in coenzyme A biosynthesis.), protein MLIIGLTGGIASGKSEVASILKKHNFYIVNSDNIAHTILLDKNIKNTLVEKFGGDILTNGEIDRNKLGDFVFSDPEKRREINKIIHPHVITKIAEMIQQAKNEGFNIVIIESALIGEDDETLPPWLNGLILVTSSEEVRIQRLMKNRQLTYDDALKRIKAQKDPESKRKIANWIITNDGDLKDLENQVTSTLVEELKRFKL, encoded by the coding sequence ATGCTAATTATAGGACTTACAGGTGGTATTGCAAGTGGAAAATCCGAAGTTGCAAGTATCCTCAAAAAACACAACTTCTATATTGTTAACTCAGATAATATCGCACATACAATATTATTAGACAAAAATATAAAAAATACCCTTGTAGAAAAATTTGGGGGCGATATTCTTACCAATGGAGAAATAGACCGTAATAAACTTGGGGATTTTGTTTTTTCAGACCCAGAGAAAAGGAGAGAAATTAATAAAATTATTCACCCACATGTGATCACTAAAATAGCAGAAATGATACAACAAGCAAAAAATGAGGGCTTTAATATCGTTATTATTGAATCCGCACTCATCGGAGAAGATGATGAAACATTACCTCCTTGGTTAAATGGACTTATATTAGTAACCTCATCAGAGGAAGTCAGAATACAGCGTCTCATGAAAAATAGACAATTAACGTATGACGATGCACTTAAACGTATCAAAGCCCAAAAAGACCCAGAAAGCAAAAGAAAAATAGCAAATTGGATTATCACAAATGATGGTGACCTAAAAGATTTAGAAAATCAGGTGACGTCTACTTTAGTAGAAGAACTAAAACGATTCAAATTATAA